The sequence AAAGTGTATCAAAAGGAAACATTAGAAATCTTACGAAGTGTCCTTTCGAAGTTAACCATGAAGTAAGTGATTACGCCATATACTATTGTCTGTACAGCAATGTATGGGATCTCTACAAGGCCCTGCATGTCGAGAAGGCAAAGAAGTTATTTATATCACCTGTTCTTTCCTAAAATGCGCTTTGCTAATGTTTCCACTATAATGGCACTTACTTGGGCTGATGCATAAGCTAATGGAGAATACATTCCGGCTGCTTTCTCTCGATAGAACACTGTCCTCTCAATTGAAACAATTGGTTGCACTGAAGAAGCATTATTGACCCCAAGAAACAAGCAAGCAGAATAAAGAGCTCCCATAACCATCATTAGTGCTTGAGCTGAGTCCCTATGGaatatttatagattcaattgtTCATAACTTTGTTAAGAAAATTGCAATGAAGGGGGAAAAATTATTGACCTCATGTTACCATAGTCATATATGTGACATGTAAAGTTAAAAATCTGGGAATTCTTATTTCTttgacttttgtcaaatcaTGAATACTATAATAGGCTCATCATCTGGTCTACCTCAACTTCAACgctcatatatttttataaagattGCTACTACCAAATACTTCCCAAGGGATCCATATCGAAGAATTTGCCTCCCCAAAATGTTAACAATGCTCTTAAGATCTAGGATCTATCCTTGAATGACATTCATCATTCCCAGCTAATTATTCCATCAAGTCTGCTTTGATGTAGAAACTTCAAAACTATGAGATATACCAAACATCCAACTCAACAGGCCAGTGAATAATATGCGATTACAGTAAAATGAGCTCATAGtcaaacaaatttcaaaacttaCTATAACAGATATGATATGTACCTTTTTTTACCAATGTCCCAAAATGCCGAACCAAATATCAATGCACTGATTGTCGTAAAGATTAACCTCATCGAATTATATTGTGGACTTCTCCAATATACAAGATTTTGTTTCCATAAGCAGATCCAAAACTGAGACAGCGTGTTTTGAGAATACTTGGAAGCAAACTTTAATGGTTCTGAGTCAGCTGGGGGAGTACTAAATTGCTTGATGGACTCTTCCACTTCCCTGAAACAAGGAGGTAAAGACATTTATTAAACACTactaataacaaaataattgtAAGAATCAGTTCCCATTAAAGTTATTAACAATAATGAATAAAGAACTAGACAGAACCAGTAGAGGTCTTGGTCACACTACAAGCACAACATGAAACTAAAGTACCTGTATTGCTCTGAATTTCTGTAAATGTTAGCAAAGTCATCACCAATTCTCTCCTCACAAGCAGGTGTAGTAACCTCAAGCATCCACGTTGCTGGATTGTACCCGCTGGGAATTGGAGTTATTCCACTAAGTCCCTGCACACACAAAAGAATCATGAGGGAAAATTTGTCTTGCGCAGACAATACAGTAGATTATTCCACTTTGACACAATATCGAGTGGACCAATTAAATTAAGGATTAAGTAATACACATAGGTTTTCACAATGTTACCTGAAAATAGTTTATCATTGTCTGTGAGTGCAAACCAAGCTTTCCTCCATATATAACTTGCCCCCCTCGTTTCATAAGAAGAAGCTGTACATAAAATCATTTTCAGAATTATAAGAAGATAGCGCATCATAGTTGGTTTTCATATGTGCTTTCTTTCTGCTGTAAGACAAGGATCTAACTAACCGCATCAAATGCCTCAAATATATCAATACTTGGCTGATGTATAGTGCAGACCACTGTTCTTCCTGTATCAACAGTATTACGAACAGTCCGCATCACAATGGCTGCTGCCCGTGCATCAAGTCCAGATGTAGGTTCATCCATAAAGATAATTGAAGGATTTGCAACAAGCTCCACAGCAATTGTTAAGCGTTTTCTTTGCTCTGTTGATAAGCCAGAACTGCCTGGCAAACCAACCAAAGCGTGCCTTAGAGTATTAAGCTCTACTAATCTCATTACTTCTTCAACAAATTCCTGCAATGAAAAGTAGTACAATTATgcccaaaacaaattggagAATTcgggaaaaacaaaacagatataaacatataaagtCGTATGCAGAAACTCACATGTCTTTTCTCTTTGCTGACTTCCTTTGGAAGGCGAAGAGCAGAAGAAAACCATAGAGATTCCTCAACTGTAACTTGAGGAGAATGTATGTCATTTTGCTCAACATATCCTGATATCCTGGCAAAAGTGCTTTGCTCTTTTGGGTAACCAGATATCTTTATATCTCCTTCTATGTATCCACCAGTTTTCCTACCAGCAAGGACGTCCATCAATGTGGTTTTGCCAGCTCCACTCGACCCAACTAAAGCAGTAAGAACACCTGGTGAGAATACTCCGCTCACACTTGACAAGAGTTGCAACCTATCTTCCGGTATACCTTGCAACTTCATTTCCTAAAAATCTCACAAAGATGTCAGTTtgcattcatatatatatatatatataactgaAGGAAATCAAAAGCACTAAGGCAACAGACCTTTGGCATGTCAACAAAGTAATTGACATTATGGAAAGTCATTGTTAATGGCTGAAATGGTAAGATCATTCCCTTTTTTGGGCTGTTATCTCTGGCTGATGTTGGATCTGATTCTTTGTTACCGTCCACTGCATAATCATATTGATTTATTAAGGATATTTCTGcggtattttaattaatacaaGCCAACTGGAGCCTCTAAATATATAGTAGATCACTTATGCAAATTTTGGTGAGTACTGACCATCTGCAGGAGGGCTCCCTTCTGTGTCGTCAACGAGAATCACTGTCTGGGCTTTCCTAAGTGCTGTGAAGAAGAACAACACAGCGatgaaatacaaataaatatgaagagagaaagaaactAATTACTTGAAATGTATTAAATGGACACAAACACAACTTTTTTTCAAACTTACGATTTAGGTAGAGCAAGGCCATAGTCACAAGGCTATTGAAAAGCACTGCATAAAGCAATAAAACAGCAACTCCAATCCAATACCAATAATCACCACTTGGTAAGCTGTGTGATTGGAGAACATTGTACCCAATAGTGTTATCACCAATGGCAGATTTCTGCAGGGTAACAGTTTCCAGAACCAGTAGAATTAATGCATATGGTCCCGAACAAAATAAGGTACTAATggatatttttattatttggtgAATTATTTGTTAATCTATCCATAAGTCTGAAGAGCATACCTTCATCCACCTTGTAGCAGAAAATTCATTGACGGAAATAGCACGTTGCCCATAAGATAGTGGTGATACCCAAAAGCCCCAAACCCACCATGGCTTAATGCttgctgaagaagaaaataaacaagcaAATTACCAAACCTAACCTTTTAGTTTAAATTCTAATTCGAACAAATTAAATCAGTAATAATAACTAATGTCCTAATCATAAAAAAGATTTAATACCTTTCGGGATGATGAATCCAcccaataaaaatataattagtagTGCAGCAGATCCGAATGTATTGGCAATGACCATATCCCTTGTAATAGCTGCCATCATCCGAAAGAGACCCAAAGCCATTTGGTGCACTGAGAATAGTAAAAGCATGAAACGGAAAAACCTGAACATTGACAGAAAATAATGAGTATAGGAATAATTGTAAGAACATCTTCGAGCATATACATAAACTGAGGATACCTCCCAGCAGCTGGAGCAAAACCAACAGTGTAGTATACAGCACAAGACCATACAACAGCTTCAATAATAGAGTATGGAACACGCAGAAGCCAACTAACTATAGACCATGCCCATGCAGGATGAAAGAAATTGTCCCTTTGCTTGTAAAAGACTGGAAGCCGCGATATCATAAGAGACAGCTCAGAAAATCCATTAAACATCATGTGCaccaacccaaaaaacaagCAAGAAAGATAAAGTTCGCCGTTTCCCTCATCTGTCGGGTGTAGTCTCGTTCGCGGAAACATTGTGCAAGTGACAAATCCAACAAATGCAACCTACAACAGATATGAGATATGGAAAACTATGTTAAGAACAATttataatggaaatgaaaatatgaaattgcAAATAACActttatatatgcattttagAGAGAGTTATATATCAAGTCAAGTCCCTGTTGGAACAAAACATCTTAAATTCCAACAAATATATGACTTAGCATGTAGAGAAGCAATGATATTTCTGATCAATAATTTGTAGACAAGAAAAAAGGACAGAAGTAACAGAGTAAAGCATACCTGGCATGTCCTAAATATGTAAAGAAACCTATGCCTGCTGATCAATAACATTTCTCGTGAAAAGCATGCTTTACAAAGCTCCCATCTTGTGACtgcatattttgattttgacaaAGCTGCAGGATGACTGCTAGACTTATCAAACGGATCAGAAAGCTCAGACTCCACACTCTTtccaaatttggaatttttaaagGCTTCAGCAATTTGTGGAACAGAAAGGTACACGTATGGTTTTGATTTATCAGCCCAGTACTGAGATTGATCCTTTCTAGAAGTCACCtggaaataaaaaagttatatCAATGCAAgcagttaaaaaaaaaatggaaatcatCAAAGTGTTGTTACAGGTATATATACCTCTTGAAGAAAATCTGCAACTCCCTTGCGTGGGGGTAGACGAAAGCCTAATGACTCGAAGAATTCCAATACTTGGGCTTGAGGGCCCTGATAAACCACATGCCCTTCTGATAACAGCACCAGATCATCAAACAGTTCAAATGTCTCAGGTGCAGGCTGAAGAAGAGCCATTAGTATAGTAGCATCCATTAGATGAACAAAATTCCGAAGGCATTTTACAATTTGGAATGTAGTAGAACTATCAAGTCCAGTAGAAATTTCATCCATAAATAGGGCTTTTCTTGGGCCAACAGCCATTTCTCCTGCAAATACGTAGCAGAATTTTTATCATTGATGAAGGGATGTTACATAGGCAACCCAAATCAGTCCACAGTTTCTATAATTGCAATTAAAACATTTGAACAAAACTCAAGAAAGCCTCAAGCATTTATTGGTTGttatgaaggaaaaaaaaaacagaggttTTTTATCTTGGATTTAATTAGTTAGCAATCTCCAGGAAAGTAgtccaataaaataaaatctatcCATCCGAAGAACACTCTAGAGTTTTGGAATTTGCAACATAACTAAGCATAACACTAGATGACAATGACATGACATGCACTCAAATGGATTAATATCTTTACAAAACATTAGCATATGCAGTTGAATGAGTACTTTCATAttcatgatatatatatatagagagagagagagagagagagagagagacctgtggtaactcttttcttttgtccacCTGATACGCCTCTTAGCATGTCGTTTCCAACAATTGTATCTGAACATACATCAAGACCAAGCACTTTCAAAACATAATCCGTTGAAACACTGTGCTTTTTACCGCCGACAGATGATGCCTGTATGTTCAAATTCATTACAAGaacaaatcagaaaaataaaagaaaaccttGGGTATGCAAGCTAAAACATTTACAAAATCcaagattgaatttttttccttttttcctggGGTACAATAACAACCTTCATATATGCATCAATTTCTGGATCTGGCCTTATGTCCCTTTCCTTCTCTGTCCGTTCCAAATCTTTCATGTATGCTACAAGCAAGAACAATAGAGCAAAACAGGGGAAGAATACAGTTAGCTCTCAAATACTATTCGTACTTGATTACAATACTTTAAAACTATtgctaaatttaaaaatatccACATAATACATGCAATGTTACGAAATTCAAATTAATGTGAACAAACCTCCAAAACCTTCGCTTGCGCCTTGACATCTAGCTGCAAAGTCCAAGGTTTCTCTTACAGTCAGCTCTGCAATGTGATTATCTGTTTGGCTGATGTAAGCAGAAGTTCTCTGAACGCAAAACTCGTTCATCTTGTGGCCATTGTAGGTAATGCTACCagttttctgaaaaaaaacaaaaaaaattgccaAAACGTTAAAAGGTGTGCGTTCTTAGAAACATACTGGGTTAACATCTTATTTGTTTGTTCAACTTAAGGTTGTAAAATGTCCTTACGATCAATCAACACAGATATTCTCAATCTCGGATATAACACAAATAGCACCAAaatcttttcaaaatttagCTGACAATTCTTTGAAACATAAGAGATTATTATGTGTATCTGATATACCACGTCGCATATCCGGGGACATTGTGCTCCCTCTTTGTCAAGTACTCAAATCCAAAAGATTTTGTTTGTAAAATATGacataatattaaatttatattttctcataaattaataatactGTACTCTTATTTAAGAGAATGCTCTTTGTCAACCACATTGTCAATtatttccttatttacataaCATTAGTGACAACTGTAATAAACAatcaattaagaaaataaaaataaaataaaaatttcacatCTACTTCCCCTATGCATAGCAAGCCTGTACAGTTTCTACAATCAATAtttaattgtaatttgttatatttttaattttaatatttctaTGTGATCACATTATTAAAGCAACTTCAAGACATTGAAGACCAACCCTTCTTCCGAGTAATtatgtatttaattttaattagaaACAACtgggtaataaaatgatatgTCATAGATGAAAAATGCGAAGTTTACAGAAACTTCTCTACCTAATCAAACAAGATATGATGCAAAATTGCAAAGCAAACTAAAAAGGAAATATGATTCCCCACTCGTGATAACTTGTGATATTCACCCAAaaatgaagggaaaaaaatcaCCAACTACTGACCTTTAAGTTGGGGTCAAGTTTCCCTGCAAGAGCCAAAAGCAAAGTGGATTTTCCAGAACCTGGAGGCCCTAAAAGCAATGTCATcctagaaaaggaaaaaaagaagacgtATTAAATAAAGTCAACCTGTATGCTGATTTATGGTTATATCACAACAACACGTGAAAGTAATGAATTTCTGTCACACGGCACCAACCGAACTAGGCATATACACATGTAGCTAGTGTGAAAAAGTAATTTACATTTACATTTGCATCCATAATAGGTAATTTTATCTATCAATAATAAATACGAATGGGATTTcgttccaaattaattaatgaaagtaTTTCCAATATTATGCCATAAAACCCATATTAATTCATACCTTCTTGGTTTGATAACGCCGCTAACGTCGTTCAAAATGGTTAAAGAGTGTCGTTTGGGTCGAAATATCCTCAAACCAGTCAAAACACTCTGCATCCAAATACATAGCAATGTAAATACTTTGCAATGCAAACATAGGATAAATCAAACCTTTTTAGCGAAGAAAAGATtaaggaaattaattaattaattacacaCCTCTAACAAATTGCGAGTAAAATTAATGAGAGTAGGCAAAGCTCTTGATCCAGTTTGAACATTTGCCACGACTTTCAGGTTCTCAAACTGCACTTCAACCTTTGGGACTTCCAATCCGACTCTTTAATTTAAgataacaaagaagaagaaaaaaagtaaacaaaattagTAACCATATCAAGAAATATTccgcaaaaaaataaatatgtatgatgcatatatgatatatgaagaaaaaaacatttatgtATGATATATGCA comes from Prunus dulcis chromosome 6, ALMONDv2, whole genome shotgun sequence and encodes:
- the LOC117631745 gene encoding ABC transporter G family member 31 — protein: MAAASNGSEYFEIEAGSESFARPSNAESVAEDEDELMWAAIARLPSQKRSNMALLRKKGSDRQGGAKTETVDVRKLDRTNRELVVKKALATTDQDNFLLLSAIKERLDKVGLEVPKVEVQFENLKVVANVQTGSRALPTLINFTRNLLESVLTGLRIFRPKRHSLTILNDVSGVIKPRRMTLLLGPPGSGKSTLLLALAGKLDPNLKKTGSITYNGHKMNEFCVQRTSAYISQTDNHIAELTVRETLDFAARCQGASEGFGAYMKDLERTEKERDIRPDPEIDAYMKASSVGGKKHSVSTDYVLKVLGLDVCSDTIVGNDMLRGVSGGQKKRVTTGEMAVGPRKALFMDEISTGLDSSTTFQIVKCLRNFVHLMDATILMALLQPAPETFELFDDLVLLSEGHVVYQGPQAQVLEFFESLGFRLPPRKGVADFLQEVTSRKDQSQYWADKSKPYVYLSVPQIAEAFKNSKFGKSVESELSDPFDKSSSHPAALSKSKYAVTRWELCKACFSREMLLISRHRFLYIFRTCQVAFVGFVTCTMFPRTRLHPTDEGNGELYLSCLFFGLVHMMFNGFSELSLMISRLPVFYKQRDNFFHPAWAWSIVSWLLRVPYSIIEAVVWSCAVYYTVGFAPAAGRFFRFMLLLFSVHQMALGLFRMMAAITRDMVIANTFGSAALLIIFLLGGFIIPKASIKPWWVWGFWVSPLSYGQRAISVNEFSATRWMKKSAIGDNTIGYNVLQSHSLPSGDYWYWIGVAVLLLYAVLFNSLVTMALLYLNPLRKAQTVILVDDTEGSPPADVDGNKESDPTSARDNSPKKGMILPFQPLTMTFHNVNYFVDMPKEMKLQGIPEDRLQLLSSVSGVFSPGVLTALVGSSGAGKTTLMDVLAGRKTGGYIEGDIKISGYPKEQSTFARISGYVEQNDIHSPQVTVEESLWFSSALRLPKEVSKEKRHEFVEEVMRLVELNTLRHALVGLPGSSGLSTEQRKRLTIAVELVANPSIIFMDEPTSGLDARAAAIVMRTVRNTVDTGRTVVCTIHQPSIDIFEAFDALLLMKRGGQVIYGGKLGLHSQTMINYFQGLSGITPIPSGYNPATWMLEVTTPACEERIGDDFANIYRNSEQYREVEESIKQFSTPPADSEPLKFASKYSQNTLSQFWICLWKQNLVYWRSPQYNSMRLIFTTISALIFGSAFWDIGKKRDSAQALMMVMGALYSACLFLGVNNASSVQPIVSIERTVFYREKAAGMYSPLAYASAQGLVEIPYIAVQTIVYGVITYFMVNFERTLRKFLLYIVFMFLTFTYFTFYGMAAVGLTSSPHLAAVISSAFYSLWNLLSGFLVPKPHIPGWWIWFYYICPVAWTLRGIITSQLGDVETKMEGTFQGTVKEYLEVSLGYGPGMIGVSAAVLVGFCILFFGVFAFSVKLLNFQKR